From a single Fusobacterium ulcerans ATCC 49185 genomic region:
- the nfsB gene encoding oxygen-insensitive NAD(P)H nitroreductase, with protein sequence MNILNVLKTRYSTKIFDKTKKLTEEQISQLEDLLQFSPSSTNIQPWYFILTTTDEGKKRITNSTQGSYFFNEKKILDASAVIIFASQVDLTDELLNKVLEKEDADGRFLQKEFKEQNHNGRRFFANMHKFDYKDFQHWTDKQVYLNLGNFLLGVAALGLDAVPMEGFDSKVIDEEFGLRKKGYTSTIIVSVGYHSEDDFNKKLPKSRLSKKDIIERV encoded by the coding sequence TTTGATAAAACTAAAAAACTAACTGAAGAACAAATTTCTCAACTTGAAGACTTACTTCAGTTTTCTCCATCTTCAACAAATATTCAACCTTGGTATTTTATTCTCACTACAACTGATGAAGGTAAAAAAAGAATTACTAATAGTACACAAGGTTCTTATTTTTTCAATGAGAAGAAAATTCTAGATGCAAGTGCAGTTATTATTTTTGCTTCACAGGTTGATTTAACAGATGAGCTTCTTAATAAAGTACTTGAAAAAGAAGATGCTGATGGAAGATTTTTACAAAAGGAATTTAAAGAACAAAATCACAATGGAAGAAGGTTTTTTGCTAATATGCATAAATTTGATTATAAAGATTTTCAGCACTGGACAGATAAACAAGTGTATCTTAACTTAGGAAACTTTTTATTAGGTGTGGCTGCTCTTGGGTTAGATGCAGTTCCAATGGAAGGGTTTGATTCTAAAGTTATTGATGAAGAATTTGGACTTCGTAAAAAAGGTTATACTTCAACAATTATTGTATCAGTTGGTTATCATAGTGAAGACGATTTTAACAAAAAATTGCCTAAATCAAGACTTTCTAAAAAAGATATTATAGAAAGAGTTTAA